A stretch of DNA from Candidatus Thermoplasmatota archaeon:
TCAGCGCGCTTCCGTCCGGCACGGCCGGGCCCTTGGAATCGGAGCTTGCAAAGCGCGGCTACGCCGTCTTCAGCAACGCGAAGGACCACCGCATGGACCCCGACGTCCCGCTCCTCATCCCCGAGGTGAACCCCGACCACCTCGCGCTCGTCGAAACGCAGCCCACCGACGGATTCATCGTCACCGACCCCAACTGCTCGGCCTGCGTTCTCACGATGACGCTTGCGCCCCTTGCGCCGTTGGGCCTTCGCTCGCTTGTCGTCACGACCTTCCAAGCGCTCTCGGGCGCCGGCTACCCCGGCGTGCCCAGCCTCGACAGCGTCGCCAACGTCGTTCCCTTCATCGGCAACGAGGAGCCCAAGATCGAATCCGAGCCCCAGCGCATGCTCGGCAAGCTCGGCCCCGACGGCCGCGTCGTTGCCGCCGACCTTGCGATCAGCGCCACGGCCACGCGCGTCCCCGTCGAGGAAGGCCACAGCATGGCCGTGAACCTCAAGCTCGACCGGCGCGTCGACGCCTCCGAGATCGTCGCCGCGTGGAACGGCTACCGCTCGCGACCGCAGGAGCTCTCGCTTCCGCTCGCTCCCCGCCAGCCCGTCGTCTACCGCACGGAGGAGAACCGGCCGCAGCCCCGGAAGGACTGGCCGCGCGAGCGCGGCATGGCCGTCTCCGTGGGCCGATTGCGGCCCGACCCCATCCTCGGGTGGAAGTACTTTGCAAGCGGAAGCAACACCGTCCGCGGCGCCGCCGGCGGCAGCATCCTCAACGCCGAGCTTGCAATCGCCGAGGGATACCTCTGACCGTCCCCCGATCCACGTTCGCGGCCGCCGCTCTTCTCGTCGCCGGCGCCTTCGTCGCCGTGGGCGCCTACGGCGGCGCGACGTACGACCTCCAGCACGGGACGGCCGACTACCTCTCGCTTCGCCCGTCCACCTTGGACCTGCTGCCGCAATCCGCCCGCGCCAGCGTGCGCGCCAACGAGTCCGTGGCGCTCCACGTGGAGGGGCCAAGCGAAACCCTTCGGGCCGACGGGCCGCGCGCCAACCTCACGTTCGAAGCGCGGCCGGGCGAGCTCTGGCGCGTGCGGGCCCACGCGCCGGCGACGGTGAAGGGCACGATTACGATCACGTGGTTTGCGCCCGGCTATCTCGTCGTGGGAGGCCTGCTCGCCGCCGCGGGCAGCGCGGTGCTCGTCGTCGCCCGGCGCCGCGCCGGCTCGCCGTAGGCACGCGTATACGTACGTATACATGCGTATACATGGTGCGCGGGCGAACGACAAACGTTCATTCGACGAGCCGGCGATGGCAGCTCATGCCTCGCAAGGCGGCCGCCGCGCCGCGCGCGAAAGCCAAGGCCCCGGCCAAGAAGCCGGCGAAGGCCCAAGCCAAGGCCACGAAGGCATCCAAGGAGCCAAAGGCGGCCAACGCCGCAAAGACGCGAGGGAAGTCCGCCGCAAAGGCGAGGCCCGAGCCGGCCGATGGGCCCGACGAGTCCTCGCGCAAGGAGCGCGTCGTCTTTCCGCACGACGTGTACGGCCCCAACAAGGACGACATCAAGGCGCCCATCAAGGAGATGGGCCTCAAGTGGCAGTTCCTCGGCGAGGGCCGCGGTCGCTGGACGGGGCCAGGCGTCACGGTATTCCTCCAGACGACGGAGCACGGGCAGGACATGACCGTTTCGGGCGACGCGGCGAAGGTCCAGCGCGTGCTCGACGCGTGGAAGCCGTATCGCGCCGCCACGCGCGAGGCGGAGAAGGAGGTGCTCGGGGCCGAGGAGGACGTGGCGCGCACCATCTGGCGCATCGATCGCCCCGTGCAGCAGCCCGGAGAGCCCGCTTCGTTCTACGCGCGCCGGCTTGCGGAGTGGAAGGCCAAGGAGCCCGGGAGGGCGTCGTGACGCTGCCTTCCTTTTATGTACCCCTCGCCCGTTCCGTCGCTCGTTCCCGCTCATGTCGTGGATCACGCACAACGGCCGGCGCGTTCCCGCGAAGCCCGACGACACGGTCGCGTCGGCGCTGTACCGCGCCGGCGTGCGCGTCTTCTCGCGAAGCGTGAAGCTCCACCGCCCGCGCGGGCTCTACTGCGGCGTGGGCAAGTGCGGACAGTGCATGATGCGCATCGGCGGCGCGCCGTCGGTGCGCGCGTGCATGACGCCCGTGCGCGAGGGGCTCTCCGTCGAGGACCAGAACTGCTGGCCGTCGGCGCGATGGGACGTCTACGGTCTCCTGCGCTTCACGCCGCGCAGCTTCGATCCCCAGCGCGCGGGCATCGGGTTGCCGCAGGCGCGCCCGCTGTTTCACGCGATCGTGCGCCGCATGGCCGGGTGGGGCACGGTGCCCGATCCCATCGAGCCGCAGCAGGTGGGCGCCGTCGAGCGGCGCGACGTCGATCTTCTGGTCGTGGGCTCCGGGCCCTCTGGCCTGTCGGCGGCCATCTCCGCCGCGCAGGCGGGCGCGCGCGTGCTCGTGCTGGAGGAAAACCCGCGGTTGGGCGGTCGGCTCGCCCGCGAGCGGGGCGACCTCGCCGCGCGCCTCCTCGCGCGCGCTCGCTCGCTGGGCGTCGAGCTCCACGCCCGGGCGACGGTCGCCGGCATCTATCCGGAAGGCGACGTCGCGGCGGTGTTCCCCGACCGCCTCGTGCGCCTGCGGCCGCGGCGCATCGTGCTTGCGACGGGCGCGCCGGAGGCGGGCGATCGTTTCCCGAACAACGACCTTCCCGGCGTCATGTCCCTTTCATGCGCGCTCGAGCTCGCCTCGCGCGACGTCGCGCCCGGACGGCGGATCGTCGTCGTGGGCGACGACGAGCGCGGCGTCACGCTCAAGGTCCTGCTCGACGGGCGCGCGAAGGTCACGCTCCTTCCGGAGGCCCGCGTTCTTCGGGCGCGCGGCTTCTCGCGGCTGCGCTCGATCGTCGTGTCCGACGGCGGGCGAAAGCGTCGCGTGCGCGCGGACGTGCTCTGCGTGGCCGCCACGCGTCGGCCGGCGATCGAGCTTGCGCAACAAGCGGGCGCCTCGCTTGTGGAGCGGCACGGTGCGCTTGTTCCCGCAACGGACGCGGACGGCCGGTGCGCGCCCGGCGTCTTTGCGTGCGGCGACCTCGTGGCGCCCGGGGGGATCGAGGCGGCCATGGTCTCGGGCGAGCGCGTGGGCGCGGCCGCGGCGCGGTCCGGATCGCAGTTGAGCGCGGATCCGCCGCTTCGCACGGGGGTGGCCGCGCACGTCTAGGACCTTCGTCTGCCCTTGCGAGGACATCACGGAGGAGGAGATCCGCGACGCGGTCGCGCGTGGCTTTGTCACCGTCGAGGAGGTCAAGCGGCAAAACGGCGTCGCGACGGGCCCCTGCCAGGGCAAGTTCTGCATGCTTCCGCTTCAGCGCATCCTCTGCGAAGCCACCGGGCGCTCGCTGTCGGACGTCGGCACGATCACCCACCGTCCGCCCGTGAACCCGATCCCGCTGGGCCTTCTGGCCGGCGAGCGGTGGAAGCGGGAGGACACCGCGTGAAGCGCAAGGCTTCCGTCGTCGTCGTGGGCGCCGGCGTGGTCGGGCTCGCGACGGCCCACAATCTCGCGAAGGCCGGTCTTCGCGACGTGGTCGTGCTGGAGCGCGGTTACGTCCTTGCGGGTGCAAGCGGGCGGAACGGCGGCGGCGTGCGTGCGCAGTGGACGACCGAGGAGAACCTGCGTCTCGCGCGCGACTCGATCGCCATGTTCCGCACGCTCCCCGAGGAGCTTGGCATCAACATCTGGTTCCGGCAAGGTGGATACCTGTTCCTGGCGTTCGACGATGGCCACGTGCACGAATTGACGAAGGCGGTCGCCTTCCAGAATGCGCACGGCATCGCAAGCCGGATCGTCGGGCCCGAAGAGGCGATCGAGATGGCGCCTGGGCTCAACGCGCGGGGCGTGCTGGCGGCGAGCTACTGTCCCACCGACGGAGTCCTCTTCCCATGGCCGGTGGTGCTCGGATATTTGGAGCAATGCAAGCGGCGTGGCGTCGAGGTCCACACGGGCACGACCGTGACCGGCTTCGAGTCGTCGGGCGATCGGATCCGCCGGGTGGTGACCGACAAGGGGACGATCGAGGCCGACTGGGTCGTGAACTGCGCCGGCGCGCACAGCCGCGACGTGGCCGCGCTGGCCGGGGCAAGCCTGCCGAATGTCCCCGTCCGGCACGAGATCCTCTCCACGGAGCCCCTGAAGCCTTTCCTCGAGCCCATGCTCGTGGACATGCGCAACGGGCTCTACGCGAGCCAGGTCATGCGCGGGGAGGTCGTGACTGGGATCGGCATGCCAAACGAGCCCCCCGGCCACAACGAGCGGTCGAGCCTCGACTTCCTGCAAAGCATCGGAGCCGCGCTCGTGGACCTGCTTCCCGATCTTCGACGGGTCAAGGTCGTCCGGCAATGGGCCGGCATGTACGATATCACGCCCGACCGTGTGCCCATCCTGGGTCCCGCGCGGTTCCACAACTTCGTCCAGGCGAACGGGTTCTCCGGCCACGGGTTCATGATCTCGCCGATGGTCGCGCGCATCGTGGCCGACATGATCCTCGGGAAGCCCCCGATCGTGCCCCTCTCCCCCTTTTCCCCCGACCGGTTCGCCTCCGGCAAGGCGCGCGAGGAAGCGTTCGTCATCGGCTGAGCATCTCCACACGAAAAAATTCGCGCAGTTCCACAAGCTTTAATTATCGTTGCCGGGGTATACAATCTCGGTGCGTTTCTGTTGAAGCGGAGGGATGCCCCGGTTCTCGACGACTCTGATCTTGAGCTCGTCGATCTTCTGGCCCACCTTGGCCTTGACCACAAGATCGCCAAGGTCATCACGTTCCTGTCGCAAGTCGACGAGGGCAAGAGCACGGACATCGAGCGCGGATGCCGTCTGCGGCAACCCGAGGTAAGCGTCGCGACGAAGCTCCTCCGGGAGCGCGGGTGGATCGCGACCGAGGAGCGCAAGAAGGGCGGCAAAGGGCGCCCCGTACACTACTATCGCCTGGCCATCCCCTTCCCGAAGGTGATCGACCTCATCGAGCGGGACAAGCGCAAGCAGATCGAGCACGAGCTCTCGAAGATCCAGCAGCTCAAGCAGCTCGTCTCGTAGGCTCCGGGGTCTCCAGCCGCCCCCGCCGTCAACTTCAAATAGTCGGTCCTCTTTCCCGCGCTATCTTCAGGTGACGCAATGGGCAACATCCGCCCGACGTACATCAAGCGCATCGCCGCCGAGCTCCTCCAGAAGTTCCCCGAGCATTTCGGCAACGACTTCGAGGCCAACAAGAAGCAGGTCTCCGAGCTTACGGACCTCGAGAGCAAGAGCATGCGCAACCGCGTCGCCGGCTACGTGACGCGCAAGAAGACCCGCGCGAAGGTCCTCTAGCAGGGTCCCCGTATCGACCCAAGACTTATCCCCTCCCCGGCGTTGTTTTTCGCCATGGCCCTCTCCTTG
This window harbors:
- the asd gene encoding aspartate-semialdehyde dehydrogenase; translated protein: MTKTRKVAILGATGAVGQRFLSLLDGHPTFRVAELVASDRSAGKRYADACRWVLNEEMPREAADLPVRQATDDLDADVVFSALPSGTAGPLESELAKRGYAVFSNAKDHRMDPDVPLLIPEVNPDHLALVETQPTDGFIVTDPNCSACVLTMTLAPLAPLGLRSLVVTTFQALSGAGYPGVPSLDSVANVVPFIGNEEPKIESEPQRMLGKLGPDGRVVAADLAISATATRVPVEEGHSMAVNLKLDRRVDASEIVAAWNGYRSRPQELSLPLAPRQPVVYRTEENRPQPRKDWPRERGMAVSVGRLRPDPILGWKYFASGSNTVRGAAGGSILNAELAIAEGYL
- a CDS encoding 2Fe-2S iron-sulfur cluster-binding protein, which gives rise to MSWITHNGRRVPAKPDDTVASALYRAGVRVFSRSVKLHRPRGLYCGVGKCGQCMMRIGGAPSVRACMTPVREGLSVEDQNCWPSARWDVYGLLRFTPRSFDPQRAGIGLPQARPLFHAIVRRMAGWGTVPDPIEPQQVGAVERRDVDLLVVGSGPSGLSAAISAAQAGARVLVLEENPRLGGRLARERGDLAARLLARARSLGVELHARATVAGIYPEGDVAAVFPDRLVRLRPRRIVLATGAPEAGDRFPNNDLPGVMSLSCALELASRDVAPGRRIVVVGDDERGVTLKVLLDGRAKVTLLPEARVLRARGFSRLRSIVVSDGGRKRRVRADVLCVAATRRPAIELAQQAGASLVERHGALVPATDADGRCAPGVFACGDLVAPGGIEAAMVSGERVGAAAARSGSQLSADPPLRTGVAAHV
- a CDS encoding (2Fe-2S)-binding protein yields the protein MRRFARGWPRTSRTFVCPCEDITEEEIRDAVARGFVTVEEVKRQNGVATGPCQGKFCMLPLQRILCEATGRSLSDVGTITHRPPVNPIPLGLLAGERWKREDTA
- a CDS encoding FAD-binding oxidoreductase, producing the protein MKRKASVVVVGAGVVGLATAHNLAKAGLRDVVVLERGYVLAGASGRNGGGVRAQWTTEENLRLARDSIAMFRTLPEELGINIWFRQGGYLFLAFDDGHVHELTKAVAFQNAHGIASRIVGPEEAIEMAPGLNARGVLAASYCPTDGVLFPWPVVLGYLEQCKRRGVEVHTGTTVTGFESSGDRIRRVVTDKGTIEADWVVNCAGAHSRDVAALAGASLPNVPVRHEILSTEPLKPFLEPMLVDMRNGLYASQVMRGEVVTGIGMPNEPPGHNERSSLDFLQSIGAALVDLLPDLRRVKVVRQWAGMYDITPDRVPILGPARFHNFVQANGFSGHGFMISPMVARIVADMILGKPPIVPLSPFSPDRFASGKAREEAFVIG
- a CDS encoding ArsR family transcriptional regulator, which gives rise to MKRRDAPVLDDSDLELVDLLAHLGLDHKIAKVITFLSQVDEGKSTDIERGCRLRQPEVSVATKLLRERGWIATEERKKGGKGRPVHYYRLAIPFPKVIDLIERDKRKQIEHELSKIQQLKQLVS
- a CDS encoding 30S ribosomal protein S17e, whose translation is MGNIRPTYIKRIAAELLQKFPEHFGNDFEANKKQVSELTDLESKSMRNRVAGYVTRKKTRAKVL